A part of Bacillus rossius redtenbacheri isolate Brsri chromosome 1, Brsri_v3, whole genome shotgun sequence genomic DNA contains:
- the LOC134546284 gene encoding adult cuticle protein 1-like produces the protein MYKAVLILAVAVLACANAGVILGAPGLIGAPGLIGAPGLIGAPGLIAAPGLLAAAPAAVGIAPAPGYVAVTRGAVHVAPLPGNVPYASHHVNLAPAPGTL, from the exons ATGTACAAG GCCGTGCTGATCCTCGCCGTCGCCGTGCTGGCCTGCGCCAACGCCGGAGTGATCCTGGGCGCCCCCGGCCTGATCGGCGCCCCCGGCCTGATCGGCGCCCCCGGCCTGATCGGCGCCCCCGGCCTGATCGCCGCCCCCGGCCTGCTGGCCGCTGCTCCGGCGGCCGTGGGCATCGCCCCAGCCCCGGGCTACGTGGCCGTCACCAGGGGAGCCGTGCACGTGGCTCCTCTGCCGGGCAACGTGCCCTATGCCAGCCACCACGTGAACCTGGCCCCCGCCCCCGGCACTCTGTGA